Proteins from a genomic interval of Nostoc sp. TCL240-02:
- a CDS encoding TIGR02450 family Trp-rich protein: MTKKQKFPYLVGSKWTAQQKVDGWRHFQVVNRKNQAKWVYAEMVASCDPKVRFWINAKLLQDNSQWQAGWQTLQEIQEIETEVS, translated from the coding sequence ATGACTAAAAAACAAAAATTTCCTTACTTAGTTGGTTCTAAGTGGACGGCACAGCAAAAAGTTGATGGTTGGCGACACTTCCAAGTTGTCAATCGGAAAAATCAGGCTAAGTGGGTTTATGCCGAAATGGTTGCTTCTTGCGATCCTAAAGTCCGTTTTTGGATAAATGCCAAATTATTACAAGATAACTCCCAGTGGCAAGCTGGCTGGCAAACATTACAAGAAATCCAGGAAATTGAAACTGAGGTGTCCTAA
- a CDS encoding amino acid ABC transporter permease, producing the protein MTNNKLTWLRKNLFSTWYNSLLTVVCLALIFWILRGILTWATTQAQWAVIQVNLRLFLVGRFPQTLYWRTWIVLAIASTLGAVTAGVFFGKQQLTKLRIALFAFIIGILLVALPLDFTSRLWLLLIAALLFVGFWVGGKFTKLLTPWLSLLWLLSFPIILWLLGGGFGLQSVSTNLWNGLLLTLLMAAISIVLSFPIGVLLALGRTSNLPVVRWFSILYIEIVRGVPLIGILFLAQVMLPLFLSADLRLDRVLRAIAGLVLFSAAYMAENVRGGLQSVPRGQIEASKALGLNTALVVLLIVLPQALRTVIPAIVGQFIGLFKDTSLLSLVGLVELTGIARSILAQPQFIGRYAEVYLFIGFIYWVFCYSMSLASRRLERQLNN; encoded by the coding sequence ATGACAAATAACAAATTAACTTGGCTACGTAAAAACCTCTTCAGTACTTGGTACAACAGCTTGTTAACTGTTGTCTGTTTAGCGTTAATTTTTTGGATACTGCGAGGAATTCTAACTTGGGCAACTACTCAAGCACAATGGGCAGTAATTCAGGTTAACTTACGTTTATTTTTGGTTGGCAGATTTCCGCAAACGCTATATTGGCGAACTTGGATTGTGCTAGCGATCGCTTCAACTTTAGGCGCTGTAACTGCGGGTGTATTCTTTGGTAAGCAACAATTAACAAAGCTGAGAATTGCTTTGTTTGCTTTTATCATCGGCATTTTGTTAGTTGCTTTACCATTAGACTTTACATCTCGCCTCTGGTTACTGTTAATTGCAGCTTTACTATTTGTAGGTTTTTGGGTTGGAGGAAAGTTTACTAAGTTACTAACTCCTTGGCTTTCTCTATTATGGTTACTGTCTTTCCCCATTATTCTTTGGCTACTTGGCGGTGGATTTGGATTGCAATCTGTATCTACAAATTTGTGGAACGGTTTGCTACTTACCCTACTTATGGCAGCAATCAGTATTGTACTTTCCTTTCCCATTGGAGTTTTATTGGCTTTAGGACGCACAAGCAATTTACCAGTAGTCCGTTGGTTTTCTATCCTGTACATTGAAATCGTCAGAGGAGTACCACTGATTGGGATTTTGTTCCTCGCTCAAGTAATGCTGCCATTGTTTCTATCAGCAGATTTGCGTTTAGATCGGGTATTACGAGCAATTGCTGGATTGGTTTTATTTAGTGCTGCATACATGGCAGAAAACGTGCGCGGTGGACTCCAGTCAGTTCCTCGCGGTCAAATTGAAGCCTCGAAAGCGCTAGGATTAAACACAGCCTTGGTGGTTTTGTTAATTGTCTTACCTCAAGCTTTACGTACCGTTATTCCTGCGATCGTTGGTCAGTTTATCGGCTTATTTAAAGACACTTCTCTCTTATCATTGGTGGGATTGGTGGAACTTACAGGTATTGCGCGTTCCATATTGGCACAACCACAATTTATTGGTCGATATGCAGAAGTTTATCTATTTATTGGATTTATTTATTGGGTCTTTTGTTATTCCATGTCGTTAGCTTCTCGTCGGTTAGAGAGACAGTTAAATAATTAG
- a CDS encoding ferredoxin:protochlorophyllide reductase (ATP-dependent) subunit N — MTVAQQPEALSFECETGNYHTFCPISCVAWLYQKIEDSFFLVIGTKTCGYFLQNAMGVMIFAEPRYAMAELEEGDISAQLSDYEELKRLCLQIKRDRNPSVIVWIGTCTTEIIKTDLEGLAPKLESEIGIPIVVARANGLDYAFTQGEDTVLAAMANRCPDKAPVAETEKSERNAIAKLLNFGKKKEDVAQDESEYVDHPPLVLFGSLPDPVVTQLTLELKKQGIKVSGWLPAKRFTELPVLEEGYYVAGVNPFLSRTATTLMRRRKCKLIGAPFPIGPDGTRAWIEKICSVFGITPKGLDEREAQIWAGLEDYVKLIRGKSVFFMGDNLLEISQARFLIRCGMTVHEIGIPYMDKRYQAAELALLEKTCQEMNSPLPRIVEKPDNYNQLQRIYELKPDLVITGMAHANPLEARGINTKWSVEFTFAQIHGFTNARDILELVTRPLRRNNNLKDLGWDKLVREEAKI, encoded by the coding sequence ATGACTGTCGCTCAACAACCAGAAGCTTTAAGCTTTGAATGTGAAACTGGAAATTACCATACCTTTTGCCCAATTAGCTGCGTGGCGTGGTTATACCAAAAAATTGAAGATAGCTTCTTTTTGGTGATTGGGACAAAAACTTGTGGCTACTTCCTGCAAAATGCGATGGGGGTGATGATTTTTGCTGAACCCCGCTATGCAATGGCAGAGTTGGAAGAGGGCGATATTTCGGCACAACTGAGTGATTATGAAGAGTTAAAGCGGTTGTGCTTGCAAATCAAACGCGATCGCAATCCTAGTGTAATCGTCTGGATTGGTACTTGCACCACCGAAATTATCAAAACAGATTTGGAAGGTTTAGCACCGAAGCTAGAATCTGAAATCGGTATTCCCATCGTTGTAGCGCGGGCAAATGGTCTAGATTACGCCTTCACCCAAGGGGAAGACACTGTTTTAGCAGCAATGGCTAACCGTTGCCCTGATAAGGCTCCTGTGGCGGAAACAGAGAAGAGTGAACGGAATGCGATCGCTAAATTGCTCAACTTCGGTAAAAAGAAAGAAGATGTCGCCCAAGATGAATCTGAGTACGTCGATCATCCACCACTGGTTCTCTTTGGCTCCCTTCCCGACCCCGTAGTTACTCAGTTAACCTTAGAACTGAAGAAACAAGGCATCAAAGTTTCCGGCTGGCTACCCGCGAAGCGCTTCACTGAACTGCCAGTACTGGAAGAAGGGTATTATGTCGCTGGTGTCAATCCCTTCCTCAGCCGGACAGCTACTACCTTAATGCGCCGCCGCAAATGTAAACTCATTGGCGCACCCTTCCCCATTGGCCCCGATGGTACCCGCGCTTGGATTGAGAAAATCTGCTCGGTGTTTGGTATTACTCCCAAAGGTTTGGATGAACGGGAAGCCCAAATTTGGGCAGGCTTGGAAGATTACGTGAAACTGATTCGCGGTAAGTCTGTATTCTTCATGGGTGATAACTTGCTGGAGATTTCCCAAGCAAGATTCTTAATCCGTTGTGGGATGACAGTTCACGAAATCGGCATTCCTTACATGGATAAGCGCTATCAAGCTGCTGAGTTGGCATTGCTGGAGAAAACTTGCCAGGAAATGAATTCACCCCTGCCAAGGATTGTGGAGAAGCCGGATAATTACAATCAACTTCAGCGAATTTATGAGTTGAAACCAGATTTGGTAATTACTGGTATGGCGCACGCAAATCCGTTGGAAGCACGCGGTATTAATACAAAGTGGTCGGTGGAGTTTACTTTTGCTCAAATTCACGGCTTTACCAATGCGCGTGACATATTAGAGTTGGTAACTCGTCCGTTGCGTCGGAATAATAATTTGAAAGATTTGGGTTGGGATAAGTTGGTGAGAGAAGAAGCGAAGATTTAA
- a CDS encoding nucleotidyl transferase AbiEii/AbiGii toxin family protein, with product MLKLNPQKLPFLESIGWQLKNVYQMSEKEIVQLYQRNWHHQTTFNNLKQEEKDFVHYLAKKYNSWILPDFEMFHLDHHNNILKILNAFNPEVFKKASAYFGGGTLLALEYDEYRLSKDIDFLFPYGTENYRYLRDLIYDEGIVAFFQSTTDIELGDSTINQYGIRFLVIVNETTIKVEIVANGIFTLDPPVYPEWTKIPCLSISDRFISKLMANADRWNDSSTQSRDLIDLAILRVNNEIPARAIAKAEESYKVKKPLVKAITNFIEKRKYRDKCFHELNIPEEKFPIIMDGINLLLVDFESMN from the coding sequence ATGCTTAAGCTCAATCCACAAAAGCTACCATTTCTAGAGTCTATTGGTTGGCAGCTAAAAAATGTATATCAAATGAGCGAGAAAGAAATTGTTCAATTGTATCAACGCAATTGGCATCATCAAACTACCTTCAATAATTTAAAACAAGAAGAAAAGGATTTTGTTCATTATTTAGCAAAAAAATATAACTCCTGGATATTACCGGATTTTGAAATGTTTCATCTCGATCATCATAATAATATACTTAAAATCCTTAATGCTTTCAATCCAGAAGTTTTCAAAAAAGCTTCTGCATACTTTGGCGGTGGTACTCTCTTGGCGTTAGAATATGATGAATACAGGCTTAGTAAAGATATTGATTTCCTCTTCCCTTATGGAACGGAAAATTATAGGTATTTAAGAGATTTGATTTACGATGAAGGAATTGTGGCATTCTTTCAAAGTACAACAGATATCGAATTAGGTGACAGTACAATAAATCAATATGGTATTCGTTTCCTTGTTATAGTCAATGAAACAACTATTAAAGTAGAAATTGTAGCCAATGGGATTTTTACTTTAGACCCTCCTGTTTATCCAGAATGGACAAAAATTCCTTGTCTGAGTATAAGCGATAGATTTATATCAAAACTAATGGCTAATGCTGACCGATGGAACGATTCAAGTACACAATCTAGAGATTTGATTGACTTAGCAATATTGCGTGTAAATAACGAAATACCCGCACGTGCAATTGCTAAAGCTGAAGAAAGCTACAAAGTAAAAAAGCCATTAGTTAAAGCTATCACTAACTTTATTGAAAAAAGAAAATATAGAGATAAATGTTTTCATGAGTTAAACATACCTGAAGAAAAATTTCCAATAATAATGGATGGAATAAATTTGCTTCTTGTTGACTTTGAATCTATGAATTAA
- a CDS encoding amino acid ABC transporter ATP-binding protein: MSEIQSIIVAEDVHKWYGKFHVLQGVSLTVKRGEVVVLMGPSGSGKSTFIRTFNALEEYQKGRIEIDGITLSHDLRNIETIRKEVGMVFQQFNLFPHLTVLQNISLAPIWVRRSPKAKAEELAMQLLEKVGILEQAQKYPGQLSGGQQQRVAIARALAMQPKIMLFDEPTSALDPEMVREVLDVMRNLARDGMTMVVVTHEVGFAREVADRVILMDSGSLVESATPDAFFSHPKEERTRKFLSQIL, translated from the coding sequence ATGTCAGAGATACAATCAATCATTGTTGCCGAAGATGTTCACAAGTGGTATGGAAAATTCCACGTTCTTCAGGGTGTGAGCTTGACAGTCAAGCGTGGAGAAGTTGTAGTGTTGATGGGGCCATCTGGTTCAGGTAAATCTACCTTTATCCGCACATTTAACGCTTTAGAAGAATACCAAAAAGGAAGGATTGAAATCGACGGCATTACCCTCAGCCATGACTTGCGAAATATTGAAACCATTCGCAAAGAAGTAGGAATGGTATTTCAGCAATTTAATTTATTCCCTCATCTCACGGTATTGCAAAATATCTCTTTAGCACCAATTTGGGTACGGCGATCGCCAAAGGCAAAAGCTGAAGAATTGGCGATGCAACTATTAGAAAAAGTAGGAATTTTAGAACAGGCGCAGAAATATCCAGGACAGTTATCTGGTGGACAACAGCAACGAGTTGCGATCGCACGTGCTTTAGCTATGCAACCTAAAATCATGCTATTTGACGAACCCACCTCAGCCTTAGATCCAGAAATGGTACGAGAAGTTTTGGATGTAATGCGAAACCTCGCCCGTGATGGGATGACAATGGTAGTTGTCACCCACGAAGTAGGATTTGCGCGTGAAGTCGCCGATCGAGTTATCTTAATGGATAGCGGTTCCCTCGTCGAGTCAGCCACCCCTGACGCATTTTTCAGCCACCCCAAAGAAGAAAGAACACGCAAGTTTTTGTCACAAATTCTCTAA
- a CDS encoding DUF5331 domain-containing protein: protein MAFFHSFTDSIKQKWLQFFQNNRDWITLHMEVESVYTPDGGKRPPSYLILGVLNALEPKLAQLMLPFAKLNPDADTLIEVLDLHFDPDFALGNRFVVNPDVEKYAEEAADIIDEKPEDETLTHSHTNGFASVAVVQEFTMVNSEDESLEISGLEETENGFGDISLSNGHASKDESLKTSSLETSGLEADEFGEIAFDADATAVMEVKLDDEALEDSPIDENAFKDVLSDVWGDETALQKAEESNDFLGEELPAGVFDESEIARLFPNA from the coding sequence ATGGCTTTCTTTCACAGTTTTACAGATTCAATAAAGCAAAAGTGGTTGCAATTTTTCCAGAATAATCGAGACTGGATTACCCTGCACATGGAAGTGGAATCCGTGTACACCCCTGACGGCGGGAAGCGACCACCTTCTTACCTCATCCTGGGAGTTCTTAACGCCCTAGAGCCAAAGCTAGCGCAGTTAATGTTGCCCTTTGCCAAACTTAATCCTGATGCCGATACGCTAATTGAAGTACTGGATTTGCATTTTGACCCAGATTTCGCTCTCGGTAATCGCTTCGTTGTCAACCCAGATGTAGAGAAATACGCAGAAGAAGCAGCAGATATCATTGACGAAAAGCCTGAAGATGAAACATTGACACATTCTCATACAAATGGCTTTGCGTCGGTGGCGGTAGTTCAAGAGTTCACAATGGTGAATTCTGAGGATGAAAGCCTAGAAATCAGCGGGTTGGAAGAAACCGAAAATGGCTTTGGCGATATTTCCTTATCCAACGGACACGCTTCAAAAGATGAGTCTCTCAAAACCTCTAGTCTCGAAACCTCTGGTTTAGAAGCAGATGAGTTTGGGGAAATTGCCTTCGATGCAGATGCAACAGCTGTAATGGAAGTAAAGCTGGATGACGAAGCACTTGAAGATAGCCCAATAGATGAGAATGCGTTTAAAGACGTGTTATCAGATGTCTGGGGTGATGAAACAGCTTTGCAAAAGGCTGAAGAAAGTAACGATTTTTTAGGGGAAGAACTGCCAGCAGGCGTTTTTGATGAATCAGAAATTGCCCGTCTCTTCCCCAACGCTTAA
- a CDS encoding IS630 family transposase: MKAYSLDLRQKIVDAYACGDISQRKLAKNFGVTLSFVQNLLKRHRELGMIGPKVRTEQTATKLNAEQLEILRQLVIAQPDATLSELRERLYEKTEVLIGVATVNRMVRWKLHLNLKKSLHLTKKGSDEVQLARFEYWKLLRGIPVEELIFLDESGVNLSFIRKCACALPGLQTYAQKPNRKGKNVSVIGAISLKGLLTQWSGLGSIDALTFDAFIAQKLVPKLWPGAVVIMDNCSIHKSDELEALLIAAGAHLIYLPPYSPDFSPIENCWSKIKNILRRIGARTYPDLLQALDTAFAEVTIENLLGWFTHCCYCTSQD; encoded by the coding sequence ATGAAAGCCTACTCTCTCGACTTGCGTCAAAAAATAGTTGATGCTTATGCCTGCGGTGACATTTCCCAACGAAAACTGGCTAAAAACTTTGGTGTCACCTTAAGTTTTGTGCAAAATTTACTCAAACGCCATCGAGAATTGGGGATGATAGGCCCCAAGGTGCGGACTGAGCAGACAGCAACAAAGTTGAATGCTGAACAGTTAGAAATCCTGCGCCAACTCGTCATAGCACAGCCCGATGCGACGTTAAGCGAATTGCGGGAACGACTTTACGAGAAAACAGAGGTCTTAATTGGGGTAGCTACGGTGAATCGGATGGTTCGCTGGAAACTTCACCTCAACCTCAAAAAAAGTCTCCACCTCACAAAAAAAGGTAGTGATGAAGTCCAACTAGCCCGATTTGAGTACTGGAAACTCTTGAGGGGGATACCCGTCGAAGAGCTGATTTTCTTAGATGAATCGGGAGTTAATCTGTCCTTCATCCGCAAATGTGCCTGCGCCTTGCCTGGCCTTCAAACCTATGCTCAAAAGCCCAACCGCAAAGGGAAAAATGTCTCGGTAATTGGTGCAATTAGCTTGAAAGGACTGCTCACCCAATGGAGTGGCTTAGGTTCTATCGATGCTTTGACTTTTGATGCCTTCATCGCCCAAAAGCTCGTACCCAAACTTTGGCCTGGTGCAGTGGTGATCATGGATAACTGCTCAATCCATAAAAGTGATGAACTTGAAGCTTTGCTCATCGCTGCTGGCGCTCATCTCATTTATCTCCCCCCCTATTCTCCCGATTTTTCACCGATTGAGAATTGTTGGTCCAAGATTAAGAACATTCTCCGTCGCATCGGTGCAAGGACATACCCTGATTTACTCCAGGCATTAGATACGGCATTCGCAGAAGTGACAATAGAGAATTTGCTGGGTTGGTTTACTCACTGCTGCTACTGTACCTCACAAGACTGA
- the bchL gene encoding ferredoxin:protochlorophyllide reductase (ATP-dependent) iron-sulfur ATP-binding protein — protein MKLAVYGKGGIGKSTTSCNISVALAKRGKKVLQIGCDPKHDSTFTLTGFLIPTIIDTLQEKDYHYEDVWPEDVIYKGYGGVDCVEAGGPPAGAGCGGYVVGETVKLLKELNAFDEYDVILFDVLGDVVCGGFAAPLNYADYCLIVTDNGFDALFAANRIAASVREKARTHPLRLAGLIGNRTSKRDLIEKYIEAVPMPVLEVLPLIEDIRVSRVKGKTLFEMAEQDPSLDYVCDYYLNIADQILARPEGVVPNDTPDRELFSLLSDFYLNPGKPQVPNSEEELDLMIV, from the coding sequence GTGAAACTAGCAGTCTACGGAAAAGGTGGTATCGGTAAATCCACAACTAGCTGTAATATATCCGTCGCCCTAGCTAAACGTGGGAAGAAAGTGCTGCAAATTGGCTGCGACCCAAAACATGACAGCACCTTCACCCTGACTGGATTTTTGATTCCCACAATTATCGACACCCTCCAAGAAAAGGATTATCACTACGAAGATGTCTGGCCGGAAGATGTGATTTATAAAGGCTACGGTGGTGTGGATTGCGTAGAAGCTGGAGGTCCACCTGCGGGTGCTGGATGTGGTGGCTACGTCGTCGGTGAAACCGTAAAACTACTTAAAGAACTCAACGCCTTTGATGAGTACGATGTAATTCTTTTTGATGTTTTGGGTGACGTAGTTTGTGGTGGTTTTGCAGCACCACTCAACTATGCAGATTACTGCCTGATTGTTACAGACAATGGTTTTGATGCTTTGTTTGCTGCCAATCGAATCGCCGCTTCAGTCCGCGAAAAAGCAAGAACTCACCCACTACGTCTAGCTGGGTTAATTGGCAATCGCACCTCCAAGCGCGACTTGATTGAAAAATATATAGAAGCTGTGCCAATGCCAGTTTTGGAAGTTTTACCTTTGATTGAAGATATCCGTGTTTCCCGTGTGAAAGGTAAGACTTTGTTTGAGATGGCAGAGCAAGATCCTTCCCTAGACTACGTTTGCGACTATTATCTCAACATCGCCGACCAAATTCTAGCGCGTCCCGAAGGTGTTGTACCTAATGACACACCAGATCGGGAGTTGTTCTCTTTGTTATCCGATTTTTATCTAAATCCGGGTAAACCCCAGGTTCCTAATTCAGAAGAGGAACTAGACTTGATGATTGTATAA